The following are from one region of the Longimicrobium sp. genome:
- a CDS encoding SusC/RagA family TonB-linked outer membrane protein, producing MRRTVVMSLAAALIAAGPLHAQTGQVSGTVTSAEGARPLSGATVSVVGTALRTVTGPDGRYTLSGVRAGQQRVSAALIGHAPATLAVTVAAGQTATLDFTLSTAAVALEGVVAIGYGERRVRDVTGAVQAVGEEEFNTGRVVSPEQLIQGKVAGVQVVDDAAPGGGVNIRIRGGTSVNASNEPLFVVDGVPLQPGGGLSAGRNPLNFINPEDIARMTVLKDASSTAIYGSRGANGVIIIETKTGSSRGPRFEYGSSVSTSTATRGPDMLSAAEFRAAVAEHASSRVQFLGSASTDWRDAIEQDATGQEHSLAVSGAGEDLNYRLSLNYLDQSGVVRGSATERISAALSYNQRLFDDRLSIRASLRGARTDDVFTPVAVLGSATIFDPTQPIRTEGGAFFENTQFRLGPNNPLAELAFAVDEGRTYRSVGSLEGRYRMPFLEALSTTVRLGYDVAESERRGFQPSTLQAQVESDHPGFMSRSTPSDVSGLIDAFANYASRLDALNGDIDATAGYSYQSTRRDRPYFEASGLQSDLLGPNGLPRADEVRPTLTASESKLASFFGRVNYTLADRYLLTVSVRRDGSSRFAPGRQWGTFPAVALGWRVNEEPWFENLGWLSELKLRASWGVNGNQEIGDYLWISSYEFGDERAQVQFGNQFVPTIRPTAVDPEIRWEETTSYNLGFDYGLFDNRVTGSVEYYFKDTDDLLFRIPVAAGTNVRNFVTTNVGEVHNRGLELSVNARVLEDAFGGLSWDASLNASTNRNRLVEVNREATGGSERVLVGGISGGVGSTIQVLEPGSPVNAFFVFEHRRDGSGRPVYADTDGDGDIDNQDLYVDQNGDGRITEEDRRAFHSPQAQWILGHTSQFRYGNFDLGMTLRAYLGNYVYNNTASAQGFYNNLNAAGGLMNLHRSVLETGFVTEQYFSDVYVEDASFLRMDNLTLGYTLPNFRGVRQLRLFGTVQNVFTLTGYSGVDPTSGLNGIDNNLYPRSRTFTAGVNVGF from the coding sequence ATGAGGAGGACAGTCGTCATGAGCCTGGCGGCCGCGCTGATCGCGGCCGGTCCGCTCCACGCGCAGACGGGGCAGGTCAGCGGCACCGTCACCTCGGCGGAAGGGGCGCGCCCCCTCTCCGGGGCCACGGTGAGCGTGGTGGGGACCGCGCTGCGCACCGTCACGGGGCCCGACGGCCGCTACACCCTCTCCGGGGTGCGCGCCGGGCAGCAGCGGGTGAGCGCCGCCCTGATCGGCCACGCGCCCGCCACGCTCGCCGTCACCGTGGCGGCGGGGCAGACGGCCACGCTGGACTTCACGCTCTCCACGGCCGCCGTGGCGCTGGAGGGCGTGGTGGCGATCGGCTACGGCGAGCGGCGGGTGAGGGACGTCACCGGCGCCGTGCAGGCCGTGGGCGAGGAGGAGTTCAACACCGGCCGGGTGGTCTCCCCCGAGCAGCTCATCCAGGGGAAGGTGGCCGGCGTGCAGGTGGTGGACGACGCCGCCCCGGGCGGCGGGGTGAACATCCGCATCCGCGGCGGCACCTCGGTGAACGCCAGCAACGAGCCGCTCTTCGTGGTCGACGGCGTGCCGCTGCAGCCGGGCGGAGGGCTCTCCGCGGGGCGCAACCCGCTCAACTTCATCAACCCCGAAGACATCGCGCGGATGACCGTGCTGAAGGACGCCTCGTCCACGGCCATCTACGGCTCGCGCGGCGCCAACGGGGTGATCATCATCGAGACCAAGACGGGCTCCTCGCGGGGGCCGCGCTTCGAGTACGGCAGCTCGGTCTCCACCTCCACGGCCACCCGGGGACCCGACATGCTGAGCGCGGCGGAGTTCCGCGCCGCCGTGGCCGAGCACGCGTCCTCGCGGGTGCAGTTCCTGGGGAGCGCCAGCACCGACTGGCGCGACGCGATCGAGCAGGACGCCACGGGCCAGGAGCACTCCCTCGCCGTCTCCGGAGCGGGGGAGGACCTGAACTACCGCCTGTCGCTGAACTACCTGGACCAGAGCGGCGTGGTGCGGGGCTCCGCCACCGAGCGCATCTCGGCGGCGCTCAGCTACAACCAGCGGCTCTTCGACGACCGGCTGAGCATCCGGGCGTCCCTGCGCGGCGCCCGCACCGACGACGTGTTCACGCCCGTGGCGGTGCTGGGCAGCGCCACCATCTTCGACCCCACGCAGCCGATCCGCACCGAGGGCGGCGCCTTCTTCGAGAACACCCAGTTCCGCCTGGGCCCCAACAACCCGCTGGCCGAGCTGGCCTTCGCGGTGGACGAGGGGCGCACCTACCGCAGCGTGGGGAGCCTGGAGGGGCGCTACCGGATGCCGTTCCTGGAGGCGCTGTCCACCACCGTGCGGCTCGGCTACGACGTGGCCGAGAGCGAGCGGCGGGGCTTCCAGCCCAGCACCCTGCAGGCGCAGGTGGAGAGCGACCACCCCGGCTTCATGAGCCGCTCCACCCCGTCGGACGTGAGCGGGCTGATCGACGCCTTCGCGAACTACGCCTCGCGGCTGGACGCGCTGAACGGCGACATCGACGCCACGGCCGGCTACTCGTACCAGTCCACCCGCCGCGACCGCCCCTACTTCGAGGCGAGCGGGCTGCAGTCCGACCTGCTGGGCCCCAACGGGCTCCCCCGGGCCGACGAGGTGAGGCCCACCCTCACCGCGAGCGAGTCGAAGCTGGCCTCGTTCTTCGGGCGCGTGAACTACACGCTGGCCGACCGCTACCTGCTCACGGTCTCCGTGCGCCGCGACGGCTCGTCGCGCTTCGCGCCGGGCCGGCAGTGGGGCACCTTCCCGGCGGTGGCGCTGGGGTGGCGCGTGAACGAGGAGCCCTGGTTCGAGAACCTCGGCTGGCTCTCGGAGCTCAAGCTCCGGGCGTCGTGGGGCGTCAACGGCAACCAGGAGATCGGCGACTACCTCTGGATCTCGTCGTACGAGTTCGGCGACGAGCGCGCGCAGGTGCAGTTCGGCAACCAGTTCGTCCCCACCATCCGGCCCACGGCCGTGGACCCCGAGATCCGGTGGGAGGAGACCACCTCGTACAACCTGGGCTTCGACTACGGCCTCTTCGACAACCGGGTCACCGGGAGCGTGGAGTACTACTTCAAGGACACCGACGACCTGCTCTTCCGCATCCCGGTGGCGGCCGGCACCAACGTGCGCAACTTCGTCACCACCAACGTGGGCGAGGTGCACAACCGCGGGCTGGAGCTCTCCGTGAACGCGCGGGTGCTGGAAGACGCGTTCGGGGGCCTCAGCTGGGACGCCAGCCTGAACGCCTCCACCAACCGCAACCGGCTGGTCGAGGTCAACCGCGAGGCGACCGGCGGCAGCGAGCGCGTCCTGGTGGGCGGCATCTCGGGCGGCGTGGGGAGCACCATCCAGGTGCTGGAGCCCGGCAGCCCGGTGAACGCGTTCTTCGTCTTCGAGCACCGCCGCGACGGCAGCGGCCGGCCGGTGTACGCCGACACCGACGGCGACGGCGACATCGACAACCAGGACCTGTACGTCGACCAGAACGGCGACGGCCGCATCACCGAGGAGGACCGCCGCGCGTTCCACAGCCCGCAGGCCCAGTGGATCCTGGGGCACACCTCGCAGTTCCGCTACGGCAACTTCGACCTGGGGATGACGCTGCGCGCGTACCTGGGCAACTACGTGTACAACAACACGGCTTCCGCCCAGGGCTTCTACAACAACCTGAACGCCGCCGGCGGGCTGATGAACCTGCACCGCTCGGTGCTGGAGACCGGGTTCGTCACCGAGCAGTACTTCTCGGACGTGTACGTGGAAGACGCGTCGTTCCTGCGCATGGACAACCTGACGCTGGGCTACACCCTCCCCAACTTCCGCGGGGTCCGGCAGCTCAGGCTCTTCGGGACCGTCCAGAACGTGTTCACCCTGACCGGCTACAGCGGCGTCGACCCGACGTCGGGGCTGAACGGGATCGACAACAACCTGTACCCCCGCTCCCGCACCTTCACCGCGGGCGTGAACGTCGGATTCTGA
- a CDS encoding DUF2272 domain-containing protein — protein sequence MTHTVKSGETLSKIARAHGITLKQLLEANPQFKEDPDIVHPGDVLIIPGGEPEGEPASPGQPAPASSVPSAFAAKLATIAQGLHDRFHEMNEADPALCSQIKKWTVDIGGAFVSCTHKDHPWSAVFVSWCVMSAGATSSEFRFSKRHSVFVNKAIRDADNGRGLFHGLEITAHAPRVGDIIQSNRQNNTFSFDHARKNSQYNSHSAIVVETGQDELGRFARVIGGNESDSVRSTKVRLTPQGFIKQRGRNPFICVIKTLK from the coding sequence ATGACCCACACCGTCAAATCGGGCGAGACCCTGTCGAAGATCGCCAGGGCCCACGGGATCACCCTGAAGCAGCTGCTCGAGGCCAACCCCCAGTTCAAGGAGGATCCCGACATCGTGCATCCGGGCGACGTCCTGATCATCCCCGGCGGGGAGCCCGAAGGAGAGCCGGCGTCGCCCGGCCAGCCGGCGCCGGCATCCTCGGTCCCCTCGGCGTTCGCGGCGAAGCTGGCCACGATCGCGCAGGGGCTGCACGACAGGTTCCACGAGATGAACGAGGCCGACCCGGCGCTCTGCTCGCAGATCAAGAAGTGGACGGTGGACATCGGCGGCGCGTTCGTGAGCTGCACCCACAAGGACCACCCGTGGTCCGCCGTCTTCGTCTCGTGGTGCGTCATGTCGGCTGGGGCGACGTCGTCCGAGTTCAGGTTCTCGAAGCGGCACTCGGTCTTCGTGAACAAGGCGATCCGCGACGCCGACAACGGGAGGGGGCTCTTCCACGGCCTGGAGATCACCGCCCACGCCCCCAGGGTGGGAGACATCATCCAGAGCAACCGTCAGAACAACACGTTCAGCTTCGACCACGCGAGGAAGAACTCGCAATACAACTCGCATTCGGCCATCGTCGTCGAGACCGGGCAGGACGAGCTGGGCCGTTTCGCGCGCGTGATCGGCGGCAACGAGAGCGACTCGGTCCGCAGCACGAAGGTGCGCCTGACTCCCCAGGGCTTCATCAAGCAGCGCGGCAGGAATCCCTTCATCTGCGTGATCAAGACCCTGAAGTAG
- a CDS encoding RagB/SusD family nutrient uptake outer membrane protein: protein MNTTTRRMLLLATLLAGGAACTDITTVPISTVPGTEVFNDPSAARSFLAKLYGGLALTGQQGPAGNPDIEGIDEGFSNYLRQYWQLEELPTDEAIIAWGDPTLPELNTQQWGPANLFVQAMYYRVFYQVVLANEFLRETTDEKLAARNTSASLRTEIQRYRAEARFLRALSYWHGIDLFGNIPLVTEANPVNSPPPEQATRSQIFDFVVAELNAALPQLAAPRAGEYGRADQGAARMLLAKLYLNSAVYTGTARYAEARAQAEAVINSGAYQLDNRYQELFLADNHTSPEIIFAVPFDGERTRTFGGITYLAHAAVGGSMDAAQHGLNGGWWGLRIRPELYNLYGSGDTRGGIFYTSGQTVNITSVGNFNEGVLAPKYRNVTSTGQPGSNTEFPDTDFPMFRLADAYLMYAEAVLRGGGGTRALALEYVNRVRARLRQHERQHHRRPAHAGLHPGRARARAVLGGAPPHRPGALRALHRGLVHLDVQGRGAGRPGDARAPGPVPDPGVGALGQPEPGPEPGLLRLGSDRRSSPCAAPPPLRRGCTPFWRRWTKAMLRRASRHRLLAEWPGLRRISVRPVPKDVIPSGAASPKPLPHRSRAAPEESTHPAGWLVLRTGPASNSLAIEG from the coding sequence ATGAATACGACGACGCGCCGGATGCTGCTCCTGGCCACGCTCCTGGCGGGCGGGGCGGCGTGCACCGACATCACCACCGTGCCGATCAGCACGGTGCCGGGGACGGAAGTCTTCAACGACCCGAGCGCCGCCCGCTCCTTCCTGGCGAAGCTCTACGGCGGGCTGGCGCTCACCGGCCAGCAGGGGCCGGCGGGCAACCCCGACATCGAGGGGATCGACGAGGGGTTCAGCAACTACCTCCGCCAGTACTGGCAGCTCGAGGAGCTCCCCACCGACGAGGCGATCATCGCCTGGGGCGACCCGACCCTGCCGGAGCTGAACACGCAGCAGTGGGGGCCGGCCAACCTGTTCGTGCAGGCCATGTACTACCGCGTGTTCTACCAGGTGGTGCTGGCCAACGAGTTCCTGCGCGAGACCACCGACGAGAAGCTGGCCGCGCGCAACACGAGCGCCTCCCTGCGCACCGAGATCCAGCGCTACCGCGCCGAAGCGCGCTTCCTGCGCGCGCTCTCCTACTGGCACGGCATCGACCTGTTCGGCAACATCCCGCTGGTGACCGAGGCGAACCCCGTCAACTCGCCGCCCCCCGAGCAGGCCACCCGGTCGCAGATCTTCGACTTCGTGGTGGCCGAGCTGAACGCCGCCCTGCCGCAGCTCGCCGCGCCCAGGGCGGGCGAGTACGGCCGGGCGGACCAGGGCGCCGCGCGGATGCTGCTGGCCAAGCTGTACCTGAACTCGGCGGTGTACACCGGCACCGCCCGCTACGCCGAGGCGCGCGCCCAGGCGGAGGCGGTCATCAACTCGGGCGCGTACCAGCTCGACAACCGGTACCAGGAGCTCTTCCTGGCGGACAACCACACCTCGCCGGAGATCATCTTCGCGGTCCCCTTCGACGGGGAGCGCACGCGCACCTTCGGCGGGATCACCTACCTGGCCCACGCGGCCGTGGGCGGCAGCATGGACGCCGCGCAGCACGGGCTGAACGGGGGGTGGTGGGGGCTCAGGATCCGGCCCGAACTGTACAACCTGTACGGCTCCGGCGACACGCGGGGCGGGATCTTCTACACCAGCGGCCAGACGGTCAACATCACCAGCGTCGGCAACTTCAACGAGGGGGTGCTGGCGCCCAAGTACCGCAACGTGACCTCGACGGGGCAGCCGGGCTCGAACACGGAGTTCCCGGACACCGACTTCCCCATGTTCCGCCTGGCGGACGCCTACCTGATGTACGCCGAGGCGGTGCTGCGCGGCGGCGGCGGGACGCGGGCGCTGGCGCTGGAGTACGTGAACCGCGTGCGCGCGCGCCTACGGCAACACGAGCGGCAACATCACCGACGCCCAGCTCACGCTGGACTTCATCCTGGCCGAGCGCGCGCGCGAGCTGTTCTGGGAGGCGCACCGCCGCACCGACCTGGTGCGCTACGGGCGCTTCACCGGGGGCTCGTACATCTGGACGTTCAAGGGCGGGGTGCCGGCCGGCCGGGCGACGCCCGCGCACCTGGACCTGTACCCGATCCCGGCGTCGGAGCTCTCGGCCAACCCGAACCTGGACCAGAACCCGGGCTACTGAGGCTTGGCTCCGACAGGAGGAGTTCACCGTGTGCAGCTCCGCCGCCGCTGCGGCGGGGCTGCACACCGTTCTGGAGACGTTGGACCAAGGCCATGCTCCGTCGAGCCTCCCGCCATCGCCTTCTCGCGGAGTGGCCGGGGCTTCGTCGGATCAGCGTGCGACCGGTCCCGAAAGATGTCATTCCGAGCGGCGCCGCATCGCCGAAGCCGCTGCCGCACCGAAGCCGGGCGGCGCCCGAGGAATCTACTCACCCCGCCGGGTGGCTGGTTCTCCGCACGGGCCCTGCCTCGAACAGCCTGGCTATCGAGGGATGA